The Dreissena polymorpha isolate Duluth1 chromosome 10, UMN_Dpol_1.0, whole genome shotgun sequence genome includes a region encoding these proteins:
- the LOC127847873 gene encoding uncharacterized protein LOC127847873, which translates to MQVPEHFIELSICMSEVLDDVGAGKDTVIERRGTFLWRECMMKIANTCDGKDSECFHFGSQSEGTTIPGLESDIDFLLTSNEVVNIMKVWTDWKAGMKNLLMLRDDTTPAQQYLLQIYRRDTPEPETSLYDDHFVRKYSGQVLLSADRFKDLIDKQIENRKDVTRNGPSVSNTPNWDIVHAIHVCKPLPEIQKWIERCKGRQWPPVHLLETARVAPNFLVPAGHPDSDYKREEWRLSPNLIERMLMFSFNMTQIKCYIVLKLINKSLLSKLVGDSITSFHSKTIMFYTIERTHPSLWVEHNLMFLLWLCLNVFRKFLRLGRLPHYIIHGVNLFDGKLSKVQQRCLLEFIDSMIRSNLREVFDIDIDKIGCRLQALSILRLVNTGEIRRVCLRDSISLLLKFECVFIFLNRLFTFKYQMHSCITTIKQSIRYLLRKFVYSSTNIRLKTVALDFIKHLYALQNSMHSSYCLQLRTIIDSKVIRRFQYSFDTDVASSRLKLASILYCSGHIHAAARVLENAEKRFHSKVKAVCNCRRIDGDDDINLFNAMRSDKSVNGFSELPFAFCVNFSRQELYCTPFILLFEMNRNITAEEVAQRNSADKKWMDSAEIDACPFLHYLQYLTYGALGKRNKQLHYLRCFETYVCHGRNRNNMHHRETALNLLGHCYEMEGNFIKALCFYVMSLHYSGKNNAANWHVGRC; encoded by the exons ATGCAG gtTCCAGAGCACTTCATAGAGTTGTCTATCTGCATGTCGGAAGTACTTGATGACGTAGGAGCAGGGAAAGATACTGTTATAGAGCGCAGAGGAACCTTCTTATGGAGGGAATGTATGATGAAAATAGCAAATACATGTGACGGAAAGGATTCGGAATGTTTCCATTTCGGCAGCCAATCGGAGGGGACCACTATTCCCGGTCTCGAGTCTGATATTGATTTTCTATTAACTAGCAACGAAGTAGTAAATATCATGAAAGTCTGGACAGACTGGAAAGCCGGCATGAAAAACCTTCTGATGCTCCGAGACGACACCACACCTGCTCAACAGTACTTGCTACAAATCTACAGAAGGGATACACCGGAGCCGGAAACCAGTCTTTATGATGACCATTTCGTTAGGAAATATTCTGGGCAAGTACTGTTAAGCGCTGATAGATTTAAAGATCTCATCGATAAACAAATCGAAAATCGAAAAGATGTAACTAGAAATGGGCCTTCTGTGAGCAATACACCTAATTGGGATATTGTGCATGCAATTCACGTATGCAAGCCTCTTCCTGAAATACAGAAATGGATTGAAAGATGTAAAGGTAGACAATGGCCGCCTGTCCATCTACTCGAGACTGCACGTGTAGCTCCGAATTTTTTGGTACCTGCAGGACACCCAGACAGTGATTATAAGCGAGAAGAATGGCGACTGTCTCCAAACCTAATAGAAAGAATGTTGATGTTTAGCTTTAATATgacacaaattaaatgttatattgttttaaaattgattaaCAAATCCCTATTATCTAAACTTGTGGGAGATTCTATAACAAGCTTTCATAGTAAAACTATAATGTTTTACACCATAGAAAGAACACATCCTTCTTTGTGGGTTGAACATAATCTCATGTTTCTTCTTTGGCTTTGTTTAAACGTATTTAGGAAATTCCTGCGATTGGGAAGGCTCCCGCATTATATCATACACGGAGTGAACTTATTTGATGGGAAACTCTCTAAGGTGCAGCAAAGATGCCTTTTAGAGTTTATAGACTCCATGATTAGGAGTAACTTACGAGAGGTATTCGATATTGATATAGATAAAATAGGATGTCGTTTACAAGCTTTAAGTATACTGCGGCTTGTAAACACTGGAGAAATAAGACGTGTATGCTTACGTGATAGCATTAGCTTACTGCTGAAGTTCGAATGTGTGTTCATCTTTTTGAATCGTTTATTTACATTCAAATACCAAATGCACAGTTGTATTACAACCATAAAGCAAAGTATAAGATATTTATTACGCAAATTTGTTTATAGTTCCACGAATATCAGATTAAAAACTGTTGCTTTAGACTTTATAAAACACTTGTACGCGTTACAAAATTCAATGCACTCCTCTTACTGCTTGCAATTACGAACAATTATTGACAGTAAAGTTATTAGACGTTTCCAATATTCTTTTGATACGGATGTAGCTTCTAGTCGCTTAAAGTTGGCTTCAATATTGTACTGCAGTGGACATATCCACGCGGCGGCAAGAGTGTTGGAGAATGCGGAGAAGAGGTTTCATAGCAAGGTCAAGGCTGTGTGCAATTGTAGAAGAATAGATGGAGACGATGATATCAATTTGTTTAATGCTATGCGTTCGGATAAAAGTGTCAACGGTTTCAGCGAACTGCCATTCGCATTTTGTGTCAATTTTTCCAGACAAGAATTGTATTGCACTCCTTTCATAttgttgtttgaaatgaatcgcaaTATCACTGCAGAGGAAGTGGCACAGAGAAACAGCGCTGACAAAAAATGGATGGACAGTGCTGAGATTGATGCTTGTCCGTTTCTACACTATCTACAGTATCTCACGTATGGAGCACTCGGTAAACGTAACAAACAGCTACATTATTTGAGATGCTTCGAAACCTATGTATGTCATGGAAGAAATCGCAATAACATGCATCACCGCGAAACTGCGCTGAACTTGCTGGGACACTGCTATGAAATGGAAGGGAACTTTATAAAGGCATTATGTTTTTACGTGATGTCGTTGCATTATAGTGGTAAAAACAATGCCGCTAACTGGCACGTCGGGCGTTGTTAG